Proteins encoded by one window of Limnothrix sp. FACHB-406:
- a CDS encoding glutaminase has translation MTGLIATSRLLLDDLARQGARSGISGYLPDYVPALAKANPQEFAAAVQAVDGRSWDRSPPGRRVVLMSVMKPLLLFYALALLGPEVVSGLVGCQPSAKAYNDLDQLLEDAGHPRNPMLNSGALALAGALPGTTARDRVRRFQAWLYRETGCLMPVNETVLASVQSLPNGRNRALVQTLVDSGRVAEPEIALEIYNRLCCLGITMPELAALGCWFANPPSQWAELVQQTLGAIAVGGLYQDSETWMAHVGWPTKSGVSGVVWSIQPGQGSIACYSPLLNPQGHSILGLDFVEGAIRWF, from the coding sequence ATGACTGGACTAATCGCAACATCTCGGTTGTTGTTGGATGATCTGGCTCGACAAGGAGCGCGATCGGGCATCAGTGGCTACTTGCCAGACTACGTGCCCGCTCTGGCCAAGGCCAATCCGCAAGAGTTTGCGGCCGCCGTGCAGGCCGTGGATGGCCGCAGTTGGGATCGATCGCCCCCGGGGCGGCGGGTGGTGTTGATGAGCGTGATGAAACCCCTGCTGTTGTTTTATGCCCTTGCGCTTCTGGGCCCCGAGGTTGTGAGCGGCTTGGTGGGCTGTCAACCATCCGCCAAGGCCTATAACGACTTGGATCAACTGCTGGAAGATGCGGGCCATCCTCGCAATCCCATGCTCAACAGTGGGGCCCTGGCCCTGGCGGGGGCCCTGCCTGGAACCACCGCGCGCGATCGGGTGCGGCGGTTCCAAGCTTGGTTATATCGGGAAACGGGCTGCCTCATGCCCGTGAATGAGACGGTGCTGGCTTCGGTGCAAAGCCTGCCCAACGGCCGCAATCGTGCTTTGGTGCAAACCTTGGTGGATTCTGGCCGGGTGGCAGAGCCGGAAATTGCCCTGGAGATTTACAACCGGCTTTGTTGCCTGGGGATCACGATGCCTGAGTTGGCGGCTTTGGGCTGTTGGTTTGCCAACCCGCCGTCCCAATGGGCTGAATTGGTGCAGCAAACCCTAGGGGCGATCGCTGTGGGGGGTCTCTACCAAGATTCGGAAACCTGGATGGCGCACGTGGGCTGGCCCACCAAGTCCGGCGTGAGCGGCGTGGTTTGGTCAATCCAGCCCGGCCAAGGATCGATCGCCTGTTACAGTCCTCTGCTGAATCCCCAAGGCCATTCGATTTTGGGGTTGGACTTTGTGGAAGGGGCTATTCGCTGGTTTTGA
- a CDS encoding DUF2256 domain-containing protein — translation MPKQRKKADFPTKVCVVCGLSFTWRKKWADCWDEVKYCSDRCRRRKNQADRPESAS, via the coding sequence ATGCCCAAACAACGCAAGAAAGCCGACTTTCCCACCAAAGTTTGTGTCGTTTGTGGCCTGTCGTTCACCTGGCGCAAAAAATGGGCAGACTGCTGGGACGAAGTGAAATACTGCTCCGATCGCTGTCGTCGCCGCAAAAATCAAGCCGATCGCCCCGAGTCTGCCTCCTGA
- a CDS encoding Crp/Fnr family transcriptional regulator, which translates to MPKMIRSTLASSTDLELRRLLEAQYRSQNLESFRTNQTIPLQPDRLWVVYRGAVALETLLPDGSEAILGFASTGTFFGQVLSAVNPYRASALAPTDLLPLSIDQVQRSPILARNLLFHALRRLDQASDLKSLLTLKRADERLWQLLQLLDREFGQPLGSARRLNLRLTHRQLASAAQTTRVTVTRLLQLFQAQGRIEIDADRHLWFPAGGKNSPDARGL; encoded by the coding sequence ATGCCCAAAATGATCCGATCGACCCTGGCCAGTAGCACCGACCTGGAACTGCGCCGGTTGCTCGAAGCCCAATACCGCAGCCAAAACCTCGAATCTTTTCGCACCAACCAAACCATTCCCCTCCAACCCGATCGCCTCTGGGTTGTCTATCGCGGGGCCGTGGCCCTCGAAACCCTGCTGCCGGACGGTTCCGAAGCAATTTTGGGCTTTGCGAGCACGGGGACATTTTTTGGACAGGTTCTGAGCGCGGTGAATCCTTACCGGGCTTCGGCCTTGGCTCCCACAGATCTGTTGCCCCTCTCGATCGACCAGGTGCAACGATCCCCGATCCTGGCCCGTAACCTGCTGTTCCATGCCCTGCGCCGTTTGGATCAGGCCAGCGACTTGAAATCCTTGCTCACCCTGAAGCGCGCCGATGAGCGTCTTTGGCAATTGCTGCAACTGCTCGATCGGGAATTTGGGCAGCCCCTTGGCTCAGCGCGTCGTTTGAACTTGCGCCTCACCCATCGGCAATTGGCCAGCGCCGCCCAAACCACCCGGGTCACCGTGACTCGGCTGTTGCAACTATTCCAAGCCCAAGGCCGAATCGAGATTGATGCCGATCGACACCTTTGGTTTCCCGCCGGAGGCAAGAATTCGCCTGATGCCCGCGGCCTTTGA
- a CDS encoding 3'(2'),5'-bisphosphate nucleotidase CysQ, which translates to MRPLEDLCAIARQAAWAASDVLRAYYRGDQLAIEDQGDGPVTAADLAANQTILSHLQQELGSAEFGYLSEETYKSEGIPADRDWIWIIDPLDGTKDFIQKTGEYAIHLALVYQGRPELAIVACPEAERLYAAVKGSGTVAFDRAGQTRSPRVSACAQLSELTVVVSRSHRDQRFNQLLAALPCQNQHAVGSVGGKIAAIVEQKADLYLSLSGKSAPKDWDMAAPELILTEAGGQFTHFDGQPLRYATSDLNQWGGRIASNGPNHRELCQILQTELARLP; encoded by the coding sequence ATGCGACCCCTTGAGGATTTGTGCGCGATCGCCCGTCAAGCCGCCTGGGCCGCCAGCGACGTGCTGCGGGCCTATTACCGAGGCGATCAGTTGGCGATTGAAGACCAAGGCGACGGGCCCGTCACAGCCGCCGACCTGGCCGCCAATCAAACCATCCTCAGTCATTTGCAGCAGGAATTGGGGAGCGCCGAATTTGGCTACCTCAGCGAAGAAACCTATAAATCAGAAGGCATTCCAGCCGATCGGGATTGGATTTGGATTATCGATCCCCTGGATGGAACCAAGGACTTTATTCAAAAAACCGGCGAATATGCCATTCACCTGGCGCTGGTTTACCAAGGACGGCCGGAACTGGCGATCGTGGCTTGTCCGGAGGCGGAACGGTTGTATGCGGCCGTGAAAGGGTCGGGAACGGTGGCGTTCGATCGCGCTGGCCAAACCCGATCGCCCCGGGTGTCGGCCTGTGCCCAACTGTCGGAGCTGACCGTGGTGGTCAGTCGATCGCACCGAGACCAGCGGTTTAACCAATTGCTGGCCGCCCTGCCCTGCCAAAATCAGCACGCCGTGGGCAGCGTTGGTGGCAAAATTGCCGCGATCGTGGAGCAAAAAGCAGATTTATACCTCTCCCTTTCGGGCAAATCGGCCCCCAAGGATTGGGACATGGCGGCCCCGGAATTGATCTTGACGGAAGCGGGCGGCCAGTTCACCCACTTTGACGGCCAACCCCTGCGCTATGCCACGAGCGATCTGAACCAGTGGGGCGGCCGCATTGCCAGCAACGGCCCCAACCATCGGGAACTCTGCCAAATCCTGCAAACGGAACTGGCCCGCCTGCCGTGA
- a CDS encoding glycerate kinase has translation MPNFEAFCVALVQRSRLAFLLNHPSNRAMIEQAWWPLSLELGQLRAQSDRPIVLGILGVQGAGKTTLCEAMAVALELLGWRTLSWSIDDLYKTYADRQRLQARDPRLIWRGPPGTHDVDLGLETLRALQSPQSSTIAIPRFDKSCHGGQGDRVAAEMIQPVDIVLFEGWFVGVKPIDFTTLVDWPAPIFSEADRAFAQDCNQRLRNYLPLWEWCDRLLILKPTDYHFSKQWRQQAERDRIAAGGQGLSEAEISDFVDYFWKALHPKLFVDPLLAAGAADWVFEFGIDRQLTRVTRVTRSPGSDLNFGHPRT, from the coding sequence ATGCCGAATTTTGAAGCATTTTGTGTCGCTTTGGTCCAGCGATCGCGCTTGGCCTTTTTGCTTAATCACCCCAGCAATCGGGCCATGATTGAGCAAGCTTGGTGGCCTTTGTCCTTGGAGTTAGGGCAATTACGCGCCCAGAGCGATCGCCCGATCGTGTTGGGAATTTTGGGTGTGCAAGGCGCAGGAAAGACCACCCTTTGTGAAGCGATGGCGGTGGCGTTGGAACTGTTGGGGTGGCGAACCCTCAGTTGGTCGATCGATGACCTCTACAAAACCTACGCCGATCGGCAACGGTTGCAAGCACGGGATCCTCGGCTTATTTGGCGAGGGCCGCCGGGAACTCATGATGTTGATCTGGGGCTAGAAACGTTGCGGGCCTTGCAATCACCCCAATCTTCTACCATAGCCATTCCGCGATTTGATAAATCCTGCCATGGGGGACAGGGCGATCGCGTGGCGGCGGAGATGATTCAGCCGGTCGATATTGTGTTGTTTGAAGGATGGTTTGTGGGCGTGAAGCCAATTGATTTCACAACCCTTGTTGATTGGCCAGCACCCATTTTTTCGGAAGCCGATCGCGCCTTTGCCCAGGATTGCAATCAACGATTACGGAACTATTTACCCCTTTGGGAATGGTGCGATCGGCTCTTGATTTTGAAACCCACCGACTACCACTTTTCAAAACAGTGGCGACAACAGGCCGAGCGCGATCGAATTGCCGCCGGAGGGCAGGGGCTGAGTGAGGCGGAAATTTCTGATTTTGTGGATTACTTTTGGAAAGCTTTGCACCCGAAGCTATTTGTTGATCCGTTGCTAGCCGCCGGGGCTGCCGATTGGGTGTTTGAATTTGGAATCGATCGACAGTTAACCCGAGTTACCCGAGTTACCCGATCACCCGGAAGCGACCTGAATTTTGGTCACCCAAGAACCTAA
- a CDS encoding ABC transporter ATP-binding protein, giving the protein MAGSNRSNLKILGSYLRPYWKKTSIGIGTLLLVNVLGVYIPLLIRNGIDELQASFSFDRVFAFAVTVMVLASVMWVIRMVSRVLVFGVGRQVEFDLKQRIFQHLLTLEPAYFAVNTAGDLINRTTSDVDNIRRLMGFAVLSLANTLFAYALTLPIMLSINVRLTLLALLVYPLMLVLVQLFANQLRTQQLEVQERLSEMSDLIQEDMSGISPIKIYAQEENERQAFRRVNDQLLRVNLSFAKTRSVLFPLLGGLASVSLLVLLWFGSDAIAQGELSIGNFVALLIYVERLVFPTALLGFTISTYQRGEVSINRVEAILQTEPKIIDNSESIALPLEQVVGHLKATHLSYGYPGSDRLALNDLNFEIKPGEMVAIVGPVGCGKSTLANALPRLLDLKPGQLWLDGIDITQLRIQDLRGAIAYVPQDSFLFSTSIANNIRYGNPAIDLGAVEAAADTSQIRNEILTFPQQYETVVGERGITLSGGQRQRTALARALLISSPILILDDALSSVDNKTATEILRNLTDGTAKKTVIFISHQMSAAATADRILVMDQGSIVDMGTHDELLSRPGLYRDLWNQHTLETMLVA; this is encoded by the coding sequence ATGGCTGGCTCCAATCGATCGAACTTGAAAATTTTAGGCAGTTATTTACGACCCTATTGGAAAAAAACCTCGATCGGGATTGGCACATTACTGTTGGTGAATGTGTTGGGGGTTTATATTCCCCTGCTGATTCGGAATGGAATTGATGAGTTACAAGCGAGCTTCTCGTTCGATCGCGTCTTTGCCTTTGCCGTGACCGTGATGGTTTTGGCCTCGGTGATGTGGGTGATTCGGATGGTGTCGCGGGTGCTGGTGTTTGGGGTGGGTCGTCAGGTGGAATTTGACCTGAAACAACGCATTTTTCAACATCTATTGACCCTGGAGCCGGCCTATTTTGCGGTGAACACGGCCGGAGATCTCATTAACCGCACCACCAGCGACGTGGACAACATTCGCCGGTTAATGGGGTTCGCCGTTTTAAGCTTGGCCAATACCCTATTTGCCTATGCGTTAACCCTGCCCATTATGCTCAGCATCAACGTGCGGTTAACGCTGTTGGCTCTGTTGGTTTATCCCTTGATGTTGGTGTTGGTGCAGTTGTTTGCCAATCAGTTGCGAACCCAACAGTTGGAAGTGCAAGAACGGCTCTCGGAAATGAGCGACCTCATTCAAGAGGATATGAGCGGCATTTCTCCGATCAAAATCTATGCCCAAGAGGAGAATGAGCGGCAAGCTTTTCGGCGGGTTAATGATCAGTTGCTGCGGGTGAATTTGAGTTTTGCCAAAACCCGCAGTGTGCTGTTTCCATTGCTGGGTGGGCTGGCGAGTGTCAGCTTGCTGGTGCTGTTGTGGTTTGGTTCCGATGCGATCGCCCAAGGGGAACTGTCGATCGGGAATTTTGTGGCGCTGCTGATTTATGTGGAGCGATTGGTTTTCCCCACGGCGCTTTTGGGTTTCACAATCAGCACCTATCAACGGGGCGAAGTCAGCATCAATCGTGTGGAAGCGATTTTGCAAACGGAGCCAAAGATTATCGACAACAGCGAATCGATCGCCCTGCCGCTGGAGCAAGTGGTGGGCCACCTCAAAGCCACCCACCTCAGCTACGGCTATCCGGGGAGCGATCGGCTGGCCTTGAACGATCTGAACTTCGAGATTAAACCGGGGGAAATGGTGGCGATCGTAGGCCCCGTGGGTTGCGGCAAATCCACGTTGGCCAATGCCCTGCCGCGCCTGCTGGATCTGAAGCCGGGGCAACTGTGGCTGGATGGAATTGACATTACCCAACTGCGAATCCAAGACCTGCGCGGGGCGATCGCCTATGTGCCCCAAGATAGTTTTCTGTTCAGCACCTCGATCGCCAATAACATTCGCTACGGCAATCCCGCGATCGACCTGGGGGCCGTGGAAGCCGCCGCCGACACCAGCCAAATTCGCAACGAAATCCTCACCTTCCCCCAGCAATACGAAACGGTGGTGGGCGAACGGGGCATCACCCTTTCCGGCGGCCAACGCCAGCGCACCGCCCTGGCCCGCGCCCTATTGATCAGTTCCCCAATTTTGATTTTGGATGATGCCCTATCGAGCGTGGATAACAAAACCGCCACAGAAATTTTGCGCAATCTGACGGACGGAACCGCTAAGAAAACCGTGATTTTTATTTCCCACCAAATGTCCGCCGCCGCCACTGCCGATCGGATTTTAGTAATGGATCAAGGCTCCATTGTGGATATGGGAACCCACGATGAATTGCTCTCGCGTCCGGGGCTATATCGTGACCTTTGGAATCAACACACCCTAGAAACAATGTTGGTTGCTTAG
- a CDS encoding RNA polymerase subunit sigma-70 produces the protein MDAPSFHECRHPIVQSLNQYSDSELLDLFKRYPDSGRYFVALFCRYSPIVYSLVQHSAPSDAQADYLFAQIWFRIFRELPTLDLERARATRIDRADEFTLQNWLINMTALMVNQAELPPVESIHYSLTAAPPPLWCYLQSALDRQDPTARLMVLMAQTLHWSEPRIAAYLQAEGESLSPAAVRAKLRQSYRALESALPPDIRAIYLGESFDGPGAGEAETALN, from the coding sequence ATGGATGCACCCAGTTTTCATGAATGTCGCCATCCGATCGTTCAATCACTCAATCAATACAGTGATTCAGAATTATTGGACTTATTTAAACGCTATCCCGACTCCGGCCGCTATTTTGTAGCCTTGTTTTGTCGCTATAGCCCGATCGTCTATTCCCTGGTACAACATTCCGCTCCGTCTGATGCCCAGGCGGATTATTTATTTGCCCAAATTTGGTTCCGAATTTTTCGCGAATTACCCACTTTAGATTTGGAGCGGGCCCGGGCGACTCGCATCGATCGCGCCGATGAATTTACCTTGCAAAACTGGCTCATTAACATGACCGCTTTGATGGTGAATCAGGCGGAATTGCCCCCCGTGGAATCCATTCACTATTCCTTGACGGCCGCCCCGCCGCCCCTTTGGTGCTACCTGCAATCGGCGCTCGATCGGCAAGATCCCACGGCGCGTTTGATGGTGTTGATGGCCCAAACCCTGCATTGGAGCGAGCCACGGATCGCCGCCTATTTGCAAGCGGAAGGGGAATCCTTGTCGCCGGCCGCTGTTCGGGCCAAGTTGCGCCAAAGTTACCGCGCCTTGGAATCAGCCTTGCCGCCGGATATTCGGGCGATTTATTTGGGTGAATCCTTTGATGGGCCCGGCGCAGGAGAAGCGGAAACGGCCTTAAATTAA
- a CDS encoding DUF760 domain-containing protein: protein MVFNPETADWFDDASNDDRVNPLLQYLQRQSPEVLARVARAVTPDVKQIVSQNVQGLVGSLPGEHFSIQIVTDRENLAGLLASAMMTGYFLRQMEQRMQMEDALHDVASLGDD, encoded by the coding sequence ATGGTTTTTAACCCCGAAACGGCTGACTGGTTTGATGACGCATCGAATGACGATCGCGTCAATCCGCTGCTGCAATACCTCCAGCGTCAATCGCCGGAAGTGTTGGCCCGTGTGGCCCGGGCGGTGACCCCTGATGTGAAGCAAATTGTTTCCCAAAATGTTCAAGGCTTGGTCGGTTCCTTGCCCGGTGAACATTTCAGCATCCAAATCGTGACCGATCGAGAAAACCTGGCCGGATTGTTGGCCTCGGCCATGATGACGGGCTATTTTTTACGGCAAATGGAACAGCGAATGCAGATGGAAGATGCCCTGCATGATGTGGCTTCCTTGGGGGATGATTAG
- a CDS encoding MFS transporter, protein MAVLRHTKKRLKQWLFPKGRSLRSTVQSTIQAAVQSTDQVTTQSTGQQWLPPLSGVVWILTLGRVLLHLGTGLVMFYGAIYFVEQVGLSATAVGTALGLGQLSGVLGRVASGSWSDSPRVGRRNVLLLSAVASALGDGVLGFAAGFPLLIVGNLLMGLGVGLYWPAMEALVADFTPEEHRREAFAVTRLADVVGLGLGTAIGGLLVGQTGLYRLLFLGDALSFVLFAVAVVALVPDRRPAVQTAIGHWAGWRKTLSDRLLGLFVIANILFTTYLAQVEATLPLYLKRIVGLAPAQIGVLFSGHIILAAVTQLPMSRLLRPYGHARSLAIAAGLFGAGFVAVWWIQPGAWALAGAIGALALLSLAMVAYTPSGSALVVDLAPESLRGTYLSINSLCWAVGYAVGPPLGGLALDATPAIARGFWIWPVLSVGLVLGLLHWLDRLLDRHLNRASST, encoded by the coding sequence ATGGCCGTGTTGCGTCACACCAAAAAACGACTGAAACAGTGGCTGTTTCCCAAAGGCCGATCGCTCCGTTCCACAGTCCAATCCACGATTCAAGCCGCAGTTCAATCCACAGATCAAGTCACAACTCAATCCACTGGCCAACAATGGTTACCCCCCTTGTCCGGCGTGGTTTGGATTTTGACCCTGGGGCGCGTTTTGCTGCACCTGGGCACTGGCTTGGTCATGTTCTACGGAGCAATCTACTTTGTGGAACAGGTGGGCCTGTCGGCCACCGCCGTCGGCACGGCGCTGGGGTTGGGTCAGTTGTCGGGGGTGCTGGGCCGGGTGGCCAGCGGTTCTTGGTCTGATTCGCCCCGGGTGGGCCGGCGCAATGTGTTGCTGTTGTCGGCGGTGGCTTCGGCCCTGGGGGATGGGGTGTTGGGGTTTGCGGCGGGGTTTCCGTTGCTGATTGTGGGCAATCTGCTGATGGGCTTGGGCGTGGGGCTATATTGGCCGGCCATGGAGGCGTTGGTGGCAGACTTTACCCCGGAAGAACATCGGCGGGAAGCCTTTGCGGTCACGCGGCTGGCGGATGTGGTGGGGTTGGGCTTGGGCACGGCGATCGGGGGATTGCTGGTGGGCCAAACGGGTCTCTATCGGTTGCTGTTTTTGGGCGATGCCCTGTCTTTTGTGCTGTTTGCGGTGGCGGTGGTGGCCTTGGTTCCCGATCGCCGGCCCGCAGTCCAAACGGCGATCGGCCATTGGGCCGGCTGGCGCAAAACCCTGAGCGATCGACTCCTCGGCCTGTTTGTGATTGCTAATATTTTGTTCACCACCTATTTGGCCCAGGTGGAAGCCACCTTGCCCCTTTATCTCAAACGGATCGTGGGCTTGGCTCCCGCGCAAATTGGCGTGCTGTTCTCGGGGCATATTATTTTGGCCGCCGTGACCCAACTGCCCATGTCCCGGCTGCTGCGCCCCTATGGCCATGCCCGATCGCTGGCGATCGCTGCTGGGCTGTTTGGGGCGGGCTTTGTCGCCGTTTGGTGGATTCAGCCCGGAGCCTGGGCCTTGGCCGGGGCGATCGGGGCCTTGGCCCTGTTGTCCCTGGCCATGGTGGCCTATACGCCCTCTGGCTCGGCCCTGGTGGTGGATTTGGCTCCGGAATCCCTGCGCGGCACTTACCTTTCGATTAATTCCCTCTGTTGGGCCGTGGGCTATGCGGTGGGCCCGCCGTTGGGTGGGTTGGCCCTGGATGCCACCCCAGCGATCGCCCGGGGGTTCTGGATTTGGCCCGTGTTGAGTGTGGGACTGGTGTTGGGCTTGTTGCACTGGCTCGATCGCCTGCTCGATCGACACCTGAACCGGGCATCCTCAACTTAG
- a CDS encoding DEAD/DEAH box helicase — MTVSPISPQAGSVSIAQGPPPADVFAFDLDRFQLEAIEALNANKSVVVCAPTGSGKTLVGEYAIYRALSQGKRVFYTTPLKALSNQKFRDFKEQFGEDRAGLLTGDVSINRDAPVVVMTTEIFRNMLYGTPIGQIGTSMTDVQTVVLDECHYMNDSQRGTVWEESIIYCPFEIQLVALSATVANSQQLTDWLNYVHGPTELIYSDFRPVPLRFSFGNYKGLFPLLDDEGKRLHPQFKSERRNRRKPRDQVKRDLRAETPDIAFVLAQLQQRDMLPAIYFIFSRRGCDRAVANAAGLSLVSDREAALLKTRIDSFLVKNPGAARDGQLAALYRGIAAHHAGILPAWKSLVEELFQDGLIKVVFATETLAAGINMPARTTVISSLSKRTDRGHRLLNASEFLQMAGRAGRRGKDIQGYVVTLQTPFEGAKEAAHLATSQPDPLVSQFTPTYGMVLNLLQTHSLEEARSLVERSFGQYLSTIHLIPYQEEVEELATELEQLQAQTAEVDLAQVAQYEKLNQRLKAEERLLRTLQEQAEVVRGKDLAPALQFAVAGTVLALKGPSMPVKEPLPAVLVLKVAGSGRFPYLVCLGIDNAWHVVKTEDVAGLYGEFPRISAVDRLEPPVALPLRPGQHLAGDEETLAIIHRIPVLPDPGDAPEVIEQRERVEAVAAQLEEHPVSQWTNRKYLFKALHNLDALAATLAEKRGQLGRMSERYWQEFVNLIEILQYFECLDENHKPTELGQAIATLRGENELWLGLALMSGEFDRLEPPQLAAACAALLIEEPRPDTWTDALPTDGVLATLEDLSDQRRELFKIQRRYRVMLPILLEDELIGLVEQWALGAEWSDLSARTSLDDGDVVRMVRRTLDLLSQVIHVPYLAGDLKDRASEARALLDRFPVSETVD, encoded by the coding sequence GTGACTGTTTCCCCCATTTCGCCCCAGGCCGGCTCAGTTTCGATCGCTCAAGGGCCGCCTCCTGCCGATGTTTTTGCCTTTGACCTCGATCGCTTTCAATTGGAAGCGATCGAGGCGTTGAATGCCAACAAGTCCGTGGTGGTTTGTGCCCCCACCGGTTCCGGCAAAACCCTGGTGGGTGAATATGCGATCTATCGCGCCCTCAGCCAAGGCAAACGGGTGTTTTACACCACGCCCCTCAAGGCCCTTTCCAATCAGAAATTCCGCGACTTTAAAGAGCAGTTTGGCGAAGATCGAGCGGGGTTATTAACCGGGGATGTGTCTATTAACCGCGATGCCCCCGTGGTGGTGATGACCACGGAGATTTTTCGCAACATGCTCTATGGCACCCCGATCGGGCAAATCGGCACTTCCATGACCGATGTGCAAACGGTGGTGCTCGATGAATGTCACTACATGAACGACTCCCAGCGGGGAACCGTTTGGGAAGAGTCGATCATCTATTGCCCCTTTGAAATTCAACTGGTGGCCCTGTCGGCCACCGTGGCCAACAGCCAGCAGCTCACGGATTGGCTGAATTATGTCCATGGGCCCACAGAGTTAATTTATTCTGACTTCCGCCCAGTGCCCTTGCGGTTCAGCTTTGGCAACTACAAAGGACTGTTTCCACTGCTGGATGACGAAGGCAAACGGCTGCATCCTCAGTTCAAGTCGGAGCGCCGCAACCGTCGCAAGCCCCGTGACCAGGTGAAGCGGGATCTGCGGGCCGAAACCCCGGATATTGCCTTTGTGCTGGCCCAACTCCAGCAGCGGGACATGCTCCCGGCCATTTATTTCATCTTCAGCCGCCGAGGGTGCGATCGAGCCGTGGCCAATGCGGCCGGCCTCTCCTTGGTGTCCGATCGCGAAGCCGCGCTGCTGAAAACCCGCATCGATAGTTTTTTGGTCAAAAATCCCGGCGCGGCCCGCGATGGCCAACTGGCCGCCCTCTATCGGGGGATTGCCGCTCACCATGCGGGAATTTTGCCCGCCTGGAAAAGCCTCGTTGAAGAACTATTCCAGGACGGCCTGATTAAGGTGGTGTTTGCCACGGAAACCCTGGCCGCTGGCATCAACATGCCCGCCCGCACCACGGTCATTTCCAGCCTGTCTAAGCGAACCGATCGGGGACATCGCCTGTTAAACGCCTCCGAGTTTTTGCAAATGGCTGGCCGAGCCGGTCGCCGGGGCAAAGACATTCAGGGCTATGTGGTCACCCTGCAAACGCCCTTTGAAGGAGCCAAGGAAGCGGCCCACCTGGCCACCTCCCAACCGGATCCCCTCGTTAGCCAGTTCACCCCCACCTATGGCATGGTGCTGAACCTGCTGCAAACCCACTCCCTAGAGGAAGCACGCAGCCTGGTGGAACGCAGCTTTGGCCAATATCTCTCCACCATTCATCTGATTCCCTACCAAGAGGAAGTGGAGGAACTGGCGACCGAGCTGGAGCAACTGCAAGCCCAAACGGCCGAGGTGGACTTGGCCCAAGTGGCCCAATACGAAAAGCTCAACCAACGCCTTAAGGCCGAAGAACGGTTGCTGCGAACCTTGCAAGAACAAGCGGAGGTGGTGCGCGGCAAGGACTTGGCTCCCGCTTTGCAATTTGCCGTGGCGGGGACTGTCCTGGCTCTTAAGGGGCCGTCAATGCCGGTGAAGGAACCTTTGCCAGCGGTGTTGGTGCTGAAGGTGGCTGGCTCCGGGCGATTCCCCTATCTGGTTTGTTTGGGGATTGACAATGCTTGGCATGTGGTGAAAACCGAGGATGTGGCGGGCCTTTACGGTGAATTTCCGCGCATTTCAGCGGTCGATCGCCTGGAACCCCCGGTGGCTTTGCCCCTGCGACCTGGCCAGCACCTGGCCGGCGACGAAGAAACCCTGGCCATCATCCATCGAATTCCTGTGCTGCCCGATCCGGGGGATGCGCCGGAAGTGATTGAGCAGCGAGAACGGGTGGAAGCGGTGGCGGCCCAATTGGAAGAACATCCCGTTTCCCAATGGACTAATCGCAAGTACCTGTTCAAGGCGTTGCACAACTTGGATGCGTTGGCGGCCACTCTGGCGGAAAAACGCGGCCAGTTGGGGCGCATGTCTGAGCGCTATTGGCAGGAGTTCGTGAATTTGATTGAAATCCTGCAATATTTCGAGTGTTTGGACGAAAACCACAAGCCCACGGAATTGGGCCAGGCGATCGCCACGTTGCGCGGGGAAAATGAACTGTGGTTGGGGTTGGCTCTGATGTCTGGCGAGTTCGATCGCCTGGAGCCGCCGCAACTGGCCGCTGCCTGTGCTGCCCTGCTGATTGAAGAACCCCGCCCGGACACTTGGACGGACGCACTCCCCACGGATGGCGTGTTGGCCACCCTGGAAGATCTGAGCGATCAGCGGCGAGAACTGTTCAAGATTCAGCGGCGCTATCGGGTGATGTTGCCGATTTTGCTGGAAGACGAGCTGATCGGTTTGGTGGAGCAGTGGGCCTTGGGGGCAGAGTGGTCGGACTTGTCGGCCCGCACCAGCTTGGATGATGGGGATGTGGTGCGGATGGTGCGCCGAACGCTGGATTTGCTCTCCCAGGTGATTCATGTGCCCTATTTGGCGGGAGACTTGAAGGATCGGGCCAGCGAAGCGCGGGCCCTGCTCGATCGCTTCCCGGTTTCGGAAACGGTCGATTAA